A genomic region of Deinococcus carri contains the following coding sequences:
- a CDS encoding ATP-binding protein, with the protein MLRTLGQLSAGGGHFTRPQGLLLLAYLALEGTRPRQELRALFWPGHPEAAAHLRVTLARLKQGLPGAILTQGETVATTVVADAALLLRAHERGDHPAVVEQFTGAFLDGVALPLLGAALEEWVFATREAIGSCVREALLHLAAREAGRGAFGEAARLAHRAYVLRGAPEPTLPELQRLHDLLLAADHPAARDVRAETRGFDVPLAPTALAARQVWQAPRAPPAAHLPARPTPVVGREAERERVLALLREAPERCIVLTGPGGIGKTHLALDLAHELGVDARLVDLARAHTSGDATGRVDAALAPPGQPELLLLDNLEDLEDPAALVAALLARDPRWRLLVTSRSRLAGPSVHEVHLEGLDHRHPRAGGLTDAATLFMRRARWSRSAPAPDPAGVERIVRLLHGHPLAVELAAGWSAALPAGDLAEALAGDLRLLDEHAPPGTTTPRVVFSRSWARLPPVLQGALAGLAPFEGGFGREAAAEVCGTTLAQLAALCDRALLRGVGAGRFDFHPLLGTYAREALEADGPRWQEVRERHRRHFMHGLAARTLGEADFGNARAAWQATCEAADTGGLREASPGLRFLAGRARRLAEGADLLRRALEVAGAADDREALGELGTDLAWLHLQLGHLDAALGLARAGAGAGGPVRPRALHVLAAVLQALGRPQEARDHWQVLLDLARTNGDEALRLRTLESLAILDEQLGQPGAAERAYLEVLARRRQTRGPGLARALLNYGALLSNLDRLPEARRILDEGCRWARDEEPSLLPWLLTALSEVARKQGEVREALAWCASALDLAGSDAPPALHGLLLDVRARAHLAGGALPAAARDAWQSLDESWRTGALGETLDRLALAASVLAQAGETQQARHLRSRLLREPALPHWTRATLERELGEAAPTPDEAGTVGDVGTLVVEALHQLSAWTGHLAPS; encoded by the coding sequence ATGTTGCGCACGCTCGGCCAGCTCTCGGCGGGCGGGGGGCACTTCACGCGGCCCCAGGGCCTGCTGCTGCTGGCCTACCTCGCGCTGGAGGGCACCCGGCCCCGGCAGGAGCTGCGGGCGCTGTTCTGGCCGGGCCATCCGGAGGCCGCCGCGCACCTGAGGGTCACGCTGGCACGCCTCAAGCAGGGGCTGCCCGGGGCGATCCTCACCCAGGGCGAGACGGTCGCCACGACCGTCGTGGCCGACGCCGCCCTGCTGCTGCGCGCGCACGAGCGCGGCGACCACCCCGCCGTGGTGGAGCAGTTCACCGGCGCGTTTCTCGACGGCGTGGCCCTGCCGCTGCTGGGGGCCGCGCTGGAGGAATGGGTCTTCGCCACCCGCGAGGCCATCGGGTCGTGTGTCCGGGAGGCCCTGCTGCATCTCGCGGCGCGCGAAGCCGGGCGCGGCGCGTTCGGGGAGGCGGCGCGGCTCGCCCACCGGGCCTACGTGCTGCGGGGTGCCCCCGAGCCGACCCTGCCGGAGTTGCAGCGCCTGCACGATCTGCTGCTGGCCGCGGACCATCCGGCCGCGCGCGACGTGCGGGCCGAGACGCGCGGCTTCGACGTGCCCCTGGCCCCCACGGCCCTGGCGGCGCGGCAGGTGTGGCAGGCACCGCGCGCCCCGCCCGCCGCGCACCTGCCCGCGCGGCCCACGCCCGTGGTAGGCCGTGAGGCGGAACGCGAACGGGTGCTCGCCCTGCTGCGGGAGGCCCCGGAACGCTGCATCGTCCTGACGGGACCAGGCGGCATCGGCAAGACGCACCTCGCGCTGGACCTCGCGCACGAGCTGGGGGTGGACGCGCGCCTGGTGGACCTCGCCCGCGCACACACCTCCGGTGACGCCACCGGGCGCGTGGACGCGGCGCTCGCGCCCCCCGGCCAGCCGGAGCTGCTGCTGCTCGACAACCTGGAGGATCTGGAGGACCCGGCCGCGCTCGTGGCCGCGCTGCTGGCCCGCGACCCGCGGTGGCGGCTGCTCGTCACGTCGCGCTCGCGCCTGGCCGGGCCGTCCGTGCACGAGGTGCATCTGGAGGGGCTGGACCATCGGCACCCCCGCGCCGGTGGGCTGACGGACGCCGCGACGCTGTTCATGCGCCGCGCGCGCTGGTCGCGCTCGGCCCCCGCGCCGGACCCCGCCGGGGTCGAGCGGATCGTGCGGCTGTTGCACGGCCACCCCCTCGCCGTGGAACTTGCGGCCGGCTGGAGCGCGGCCCTGCCGGCCGGGGACCTGGCCGAGGCCCTCGCGGGCGACCTGCGGCTTCTCGACGAGCACGCGCCGCCGGGCACCACGACGCCCCGCGTGGTCTTCTCGCGCTCCTGGGCGCGGCTCCCGCCCGTGTTGCAGGGTGCCCTCGCGGGCCTGGCCCCTTTCGAGGGAGGGTTCGGGCGCGAGGCGGCGGCGGAGGTCTGCGGCACGACCCTCGCGCAGCTCGCCGCGCTCTGCGACCGGGCGCTGCTGCGCGGGGTGGGCGCGGGACGCTTCGACTTCCACCCGCTGCTGGGCACCTACGCCCGCGAGGCGCTGGAGGCGGACGGCCCCCGCTGGCAGGAGGTGCGCGAACGTCACCGCCGGCACTTCATGCACGGGCTGGCGGCGCGGACGCTGGGCGAGGCGGACTTCGGCAATGCCCGCGCGGCCTGGCAGGCCACGTGTGAGGCGGCGGACACGGGCGGGCTGCGCGAGGCCTCGCCCGGCCTGCGTTTCCTGGCCGGGCGTGCCCGCCGCCTGGCCGAGGGCGCGGACCTGCTGCGCCGGGCGCTGGAGGTGGCCGGCGCGGCGGACGACCGGGAGGCCCTGGGGGAACTCGGCACCGACCTCGCGTGGCTGCACCTGCAACTGGGCCACCTGGACGCGGCGCTCGGACTGGCCCGGGCGGGTGCGGGGGCAGGCGGGCCGGTGCGGCCGCGCGCGCTGCACGTCCTCGCCGCGGTGTTGCAGGCGCTGGGCCGCCCGCAGGAGGCCCGCGACCACTGGCAGGTGCTGCTCGACCTCGCCCGCACGAACGGCGACGAGGCCCTGCGGCTGCGTACCCTGGAAAGCCTCGCCATTCTGGACGAGCAGCTCGGCCAGCCCGGCGCGGCGGAACGGGCGTACCTGGAGGTGCTCGCAAGGCGGCGTCAGACCCGGGGGCCGGGCCTCGCGCGCGCCCTGCTGAACTACGGGGCACTGCTCTCGAACCTGGACCGGCTGCCGGAGGCGCGCCGCATCCTGGACGAGGGCTGCCGGTGGGCGCGGGACGAGGAGCCTTCACTGCTGCCCTGGCTCCTCACCGCCCTCTCGGAGGTCGCGCGCAAGCAGGGCGAGGTGCGGGAGGCGCTGGCGTGGTGCGCGTCCGCGCTTGACCTGGCCGGCAGCGACGCGCCGCCCGCGCTGCACGGCCTACTGCTGGACGTGCGCGCCCGTGCCCACCTGGCGGGCGGTGCCCTGCCCGCCGCGGCCCGCGACGCCTGGCAGAGCCTCGACGAGAGCTGGCGCACGGGTGCCCTGGGCGAGACCCTCGACCGCCTGGCGCTGGCGGCGTCCGTGCTCGCGCAGGCGGGCGAGACGCAGCAGGCTCGGCACCTGCGGTCGCGGCTGCTGCGTGAGCCGGCCTTGCCCCACTGGACGCGGGCGACGCTGGAGCGCGAGCTGGGCGAGGCCGCCCCCACACCGGACGAGGCCGGCACCGTGGGGGACGTGGGCACCCTGGTCGTCGAGGCCCTGCACCAGCTCTCCGCCTGGACAGGGCACCTCGCGCCGTCCTAG
- the trmH gene encoding tRNA (guanosine(18)-2'-O)-methyltransferase TrmH produces the protein MTPERYEKIRRVLSRRQPTLTVLMDEVNKPHNFSAILRTCDAVGVLTAHAVPPKSGALPTFDATSGSAHKWVGVVKHPDALGAVRQLQAQDVQVLATHLSQRSLDYREPDYTRPTCVLLGAEKWGVSDEAAEAADANIVIPMFGMVQSLNVSVAAATILFEAQRQRLAAGMYATPQLAPAELERLAFEWAYPDLAPGYRERGEPYPALDEAGQLRR, from the coding sequence GTGACTCCCGAACGGTACGAGAAAATCCGCCGCGTCCTGAGCAGGCGGCAACCCACGCTGACCGTGCTGATGGACGAGGTCAACAAGCCCCACAACTTCAGCGCCATCCTGCGGACCTGCGACGCGGTGGGCGTCCTGACCGCCCATGCCGTCCCGCCCAAAAGCGGCGCGCTGCCCACCTTCGACGCGACCAGCGGCAGCGCCCACAAGTGGGTGGGCGTCGTGAAGCACCCGGACGCGCTGGGCGCGGTGCGTCAGCTTCAGGCTCAGGACGTGCAGGTCCTTGCCACGCACCTCTCGCAGCGCAGCCTGGACTACCGCGAACCCGACTACACCCGCCCCACTTGCGTGCTGCTGGGGGCCGAGAAATGGGGCGTGTCGGACGAGGCCGCCGAGGCTGCCGACGCCAACATCGTCATTCCGATGTTCGGCATGGTGCAGAGCCTGAACGTGTCGGTCGCCGCCGCCACCATCCTGTTCGAGGCCCAGCGCCAGCGCCTCGCCGCCGGGATGTACGCTACGCCGCAGCTCGCGCCCGCCGAACTGGAGCGCCTCGCCTTCGAGTGGGCCTACCCCGACCTCGCCCCCGGCTACCGCGAGCGCGGCGAACCCTACCCGGCGCTGGACGAGGCGGGGCAACTGCGGCGCTGA
- a CDS encoding TerC family protein gives MLNTEIIVILLTLAVLEGLLSADNALVMAVMVRPLPAALQQKALTYVMWGAMVLRLVGVLLASFIIKYWFLRAFGAAYLAYLVISHFIKKGRDEGAGPKELTGSFWNVVVSLNLVNLAFSVDSILAGVALLKPEMRDTSTGFWIVVAGGLMGLVLVRFASTFFLKLLDRFPALDDVAYILIGWIALKLGIETVEQVSEVYELGWHVMMPSWLFWTGMGLIAVVGGLFAMRRAAVSDAVAEADAQAIRRELDAAANDPLDGKLDGR, from the coding sequence TTGTTGAACACGGAAATTATCGTCATTCTGCTGACCCTGGCCGTGCTGGAGGGCCTGCTGTCCGCCGACAACGCGCTGGTGATGGCCGTCATGGTGCGCCCGCTGCCCGCCGCCCTCCAGCAAAAGGCGCTGACCTACGTGATGTGGGGCGCGATGGTGCTGCGGCTGGTGGGCGTGCTGCTGGCGAGCTTCATCATCAAGTACTGGTTCCTGCGGGCGTTCGGCGCGGCGTACCTGGCGTATCTGGTGATCAGCCACTTCATTAAGAAGGGCCGGGACGAGGGCGCGGGGCCGAAGGAACTCACCGGCAGCTTCTGGAACGTGGTTGTCAGCCTCAACCTGGTGAACCTCGCCTTCAGCGTGGACTCGATCCTGGCGGGCGTGGCGCTGCTCAAGCCCGAGATGCGTGACACCTCGACCGGCTTCTGGATCGTGGTGGCGGGCGGCCTGATGGGGCTGGTGCTGGTGCGCTTCGCCAGCACCTTCTTCCTCAAGCTGCTCGACCGCTTCCCCGCGCTGGACGACGTGGCCTACATCCTGATCGGGTGGATTGCCCTCAAGCTGGGCATCGAGACGGTCGAGCAGGTCAGCGAGGTCTACGAGCTGGGCTGGCACGTCATGATGCCGTCCTGGCTGTTCTGGACCGGCATGGGCCTGATCGCCGTGGTGGGCGGCCTGTTCGCTATGCGCCGTGCCGCCGTCAGCGATGCGGTGGCCGAGGCCGACGCCCAGGCCATCCGCCGGGAACTCGACGCCGCCGCGAACGATCCCCTCGACGGGAAGCTCGACGGGCGCTGA
- a CDS encoding 2,3-bisphosphoglycerate-independent phosphoglycerate mutase: MDLIDTVRPLAKKTDSKILMVVLDGVGGLPLTVNGDTELATAETPNLDALAAESQLGLAELVAAGITPGSGPGHLSLFGYDPLKYVVGRGALSAVGIGVKLNAGDVAVRGNFASLGQSRLIADRRAGRPSNEKNAEIVAKLRAAIPEIDGTPVEIYSESEHRFVVVFRATGTPLGANVSDVDPQVTGVPPRIAEAHDPASERTAHLVNEFVTRAEAALADEPQVNGVLFRGYSDVPHFPNFDDIYQLRAACIASYPMYKGLASLVGMDVLEVEGEEDALEGKLAALRENWDNYDFFYWHIKKTDSTGEDGDFAAKVKKIELFDKMLPELRALQPDVLCIVGDHSTPSKLASHSWHPVPLLINSRYGRKDLAQRYTEEEAQKGSLGLRRGTEIMPLLMANALKLQKYGA, translated from the coding sequence ATGGACCTGATCGACACCGTGCGCCCCCTTGCCAAGAAGACCGACAGCAAAATTCTGATGGTCGTGCTGGACGGCGTGGGGGGGCTGCCGCTGACCGTGAACGGCGATACCGAGCTGGCGACCGCCGAGACGCCCAACCTCGACGCGCTGGCCGCGGAATCGCAACTGGGCCTGGCCGAACTCGTCGCGGCGGGCATCACTCCCGGCAGCGGCCCCGGCCACCTCAGCCTGTTCGGCTACGACCCCCTGAAGTACGTGGTGGGGCGCGGTGCCCTGTCGGCGGTGGGCATCGGCGTGAAACTGAATGCGGGCGACGTGGCGGTGCGCGGCAACTTCGCCTCGCTGGGCCAGAGCCGCCTGATTGCCGACCGCCGCGCCGGCCGCCCCAGCAACGAGAAGAACGCCGAGATCGTGGCGAAACTGCGGGCCGCCATTCCCGAGATCGACGGCACCCCGGTCGAGATCTACAGCGAGTCCGAACACCGCTTCGTGGTCGTGTTCCGCGCGACCGGCACGCCGCTGGGGGCCAACGTCAGCGACGTGGACCCCCAGGTGACGGGTGTGCCCCCCCGCATCGCCGAGGCCCACGACCCCGCCAGCGAGCGCACCGCCCACCTCGTCAACGAGTTCGTGACCCGTGCCGAGGCGGCCCTCGCGGACGAACCGCAGGTCAACGGCGTGCTGTTCCGGGGCTACAGCGACGTGCCGCACTTCCCCAACTTCGACGACATCTACCAGCTGCGCGCCGCCTGCATCGCCAGCTACCCGATGTACAAGGGCCTTGCCAGTCTGGTCGGCATGGACGTGCTGGAGGTCGAGGGCGAGGAGGATGCGCTGGAGGGCAAGCTGGCCGCGCTGCGGGAAAACTGGGACAACTACGACTTCTTCTACTGGCACATCAAGAAGACCGACTCTACCGGCGAGGACGGCGACTTTGCCGCCAAGGTGAAGAAGATCGAACTGTTCGACAAGATGCTCCCGGAACTGCGCGCCCTTCAGCCCGACGTGCTGTGCATCGTGGGCGACCACTCCACCCCCAGCAAGCTCGCCAGCCACTCCTGGCACCCGGTTCCGCTGCTGATCAACAGCCGCTATGGCCGCAAGGACCTGGCCCAGCGCTACACCGAGGAAGAGGCCCAGAAGGGCAGCCTGGGCCTGCGCCGGGGCACCGAGATCATGCCTTTGCTGATGGCGAACGCGCTGAAGTTGCAGAAGTACGGGGCGTAG